The DNA region TCTCATACGCATTACTGTGTAAGGGTTACGCAGAACTAGGATGTGCGTCAAGCCGGGGGCGGAGATCGGATCGCAGCGAAGGTGACGAGAGAGGCGTACGTGGCGGACATGGAGAGCGGGACTGGGCTGCCCGCGAGCCTCGAAGTGGCCTGGGGCCTGCGCGAACGTCCCGCGAAGGGGCCGCGGCCCGGGCTGAGTCTCGACCGGATCGTGGACGCCGCGGTCCGGATCGCGGCCGCCGAGGGGCTCGGCGCGGTGTCCATGGGGCGGGTCGCCAAGGAGCTCGGCGTCTCGACCATGTCGCTCTACCGCTATGTCGGAGCCAAGGACGAGCTCTATGTCCTGATGCAGGAGGCGGCCGTAGGCGCGCCGCCCGAGGCGCCGCCTGCCGGCACCGGGTGGCGCGAGAGCCTCGTGTGGTGGGCGCGGGCCCAGCGGGCGGTCTTCCGCCAGAACCTGTGGCTGCTGCGCATCCCGACCTCGGGACCGCCCATCGGCCCCAATTCCCTGGCCTGGATGGAGGCAGCGCTCGCGGGGCTGGACGGCACCGGGTTGCGCGAGGAGGAGAAGCTCTCCGTGCTGATGCTGGTGGGCGGCTACGTACGGAATGAATCCGTGCTGATGTCCGACCTGGAGGCGGGGTTGCGAGCCAGAGAGGTCGCGCCCGACGAGTCGCTGCGGCGCTATGCGGCGGCGCTCGGAGCGCTCACCGATGCCGAGCGACATCCCGCCATCACGCGGCTCCTCGGCTCGGGCGTGTTCGAGTACGGGGATGAGCCCGACACCGACTTCGACTTCGGGCTCGACCGGGTGCTCGACGGGATCGAGGTCCTGGTCGAGTCGCGACGCTGATGTCGCACACCTTGGTCAACTCCCGTCGTCCAGCTCGCCTTCGAGCACATCGAGGAGGAGTCCGTCGCTCTACCGGCTGCGAGGTCACCGCGCAGTCAGCCGTGAAAGCAGGTGATGGCCCGTGCCCAACCCGCAGTCCATCGCCCAGCCCGTGACCGCTTCTACGGGCTTACCCGGTGCGCCAAGCCTCCAGACGTTGCGCTACAGCGCGCAGGTCGGCTTCCTGGGCACGGACCGCCTGGGCGAGTTCGTACAGGTCGTCGTCTTTGGCTTGGAAGGGCTGGCCGGAGACGTGCATGTACTGGCTGGTGCAGGCCCAGCCGATGACCAGGTTGTAGTCGGTGAAGGGGCGCAGCAGCAGCGCGGTGTGCAGGAAGGTGGCGGCTCGCGCGGCGGGTTCCTCGTAGTACGGGACGCCGCGTTCCCGTTCGAACGTGTGGCGGTCGGCCATGAACCCCAGGGCGCCCCAGTCCGCGATGGGTACGTTCAGCGGGGAGATCGCGGACTGGATCTGCAGGACCCAGCCGACGTCGACGCGAATGATCGGGCTCACCGCTGTCCCGCGGGGAAGCGGGCCTCGACACCGGGCAGCACCCGGGCGGCTTCAGCGACTGCTCCTTCCACGAAGGCCAGCCGGTCGGCTTCCTCCACCGTCACATCGTGCACGTGCTGCTTCAGACTCCGGCCCGTCAGAGCCGCCCGCTCACGCAGCCGCGCCATCTCTTCTTCGCTGAATTCCACATTGAGTGCAGGCATGGACCCAAGGTACCCCGCCCGGTACCGAACGGGGTACCGGACCTCTGAAACCTCCACAGGAGGTGCGGGGCTCTCGTTGGGCTTGCGGTACCGCAAGCCCAACGAGAGCCCCGCAGTGGTGTGGAGAATTCTGGTAGCGGCAGGCAGGCGTCCGACCGTCTACCGTCGGCGGCGTGACAGCGCACGCCGCATCCGGCTCTCCGGAGCCCGCCGCGCCAGGAGGCGGCGCGCGGGCAGCGGTTCAACGCGTGCCCAGCCGAGGTGCTGCGTCGGGTGGCCTGCGGGACACGGTCAGTGACCGGCGTGGCTGGATGGCCGGGACGAGACCGATGTGTCCTCGCGCTCGGATACACCCCCTGTGTGATGCCGTCCGTCCGCTGGATCGCCCATCGCCCCGACACGCTCGCCGAGTACGAAGTCCAGCAGCTCAAGGCGGTGCCAGATGCCTGCCAGGAGAGGCTAGCGAGGTGCCGCGAGTACGTCCCGGAGTACGTTCTCGAGCGTGACGCGGGCCAGCTCGTGTCTCAGGGTCTCCTCGATGCCCTCGTAGATGCCCTGCATCGCCGGCTGGATGCCGTAACCCACCACGCATCCCTGGTCCGGGGTGGTGCGGTGCATCGCGAACAGCGGGCCGGGTTCCACTGCCTCGTACACGTCGAGCAGGGTCATCGACTCCAGCTCGCGCGCCAGTGACCAGCCTGCGCCCACGCCCCGCCGGGACTCCACGAGCCCGGCCCTTCGCAGCTCGCCGAGCAGCCGCCTGATCACCACGGGGTTGGTGTTCGCACTGGTCGCGATCTGCTCGGAGGTGGCGACCTCATGGCCCTGGCGCTGGTAGAGCCCGATCCAGGCCAGCGCGTGGGCGGCAATGGTCAACCTGCTGTTGGCACTCATGAATCCTCCTCCCGGCTGCAACGCTCCATGTTACGACAGCGCAGTCGTAACAGCGACAGTTGCAACAAGCTGTCGTAACAATTAATGTTGCGACTGTTGGAAAGGGTCAATCAACGAGGTGAGAAGAATGAGCAAGCC from Streptomyces sp. NBC_00258 includes:
- a CDS encoding TetR/AcrR family transcriptional regulator — protein: MESGTGLPASLEVAWGLRERPAKGPRPGLSLDRIVDAAVRIAAAEGLGAVSMGRVAKELGVSTMSLYRYVGAKDELYVLMQEAAVGAPPEAPPAGTGWRESLVWWARAQRAVFRQNLWLLRIPTSGPPIGPNSLAWMEAALAGLDGTGLREEEKLSVLMLVGGYVRNESVLMSDLEAGLRAREVAPDESLRRYAAALGALTDAERHPAITRLLGSGVFEYGDEPDTDFDFGLDRVLDGIEVLVESRR
- a CDS encoding Rrf2 family transcriptional regulator; its protein translation is MSANSRLTIAAHALAWIGLYQRQGHEVATSEQIATSANTNPVVIRRLLGELRRAGLVESRRGVGAGWSLARELESMTLLDVYEAVEPGPLFAMHRTTPDQGCVVGYGIQPAMQGIYEGIEETLRHELARVTLENVLRDVLAAPR